A stretch of Opitutus sp. ER46 DNA encodes these proteins:
- a CDS encoding immunoglobulin domain-containing protein encodes MKRFWLGAALILALTANIAEATFSYTWTTPSQVNVGAAYDVSVDIYWAPDYEYDYQYSVTLWYNGSTPKQYGNGYSWDTLTLSDSGNETAAGRIYWLADCQSYEGEYSSGYQYIDVVAGNRAPVPGISVDGRSAGQTITRPYGGSVALTVRHTATDADGNLSGIRYNIWNATTGFFDNGGAFVPQSGGSGAVVRNVTLDTDGDWYFWTDAEDSQGAYSSTGDWGSGFHLVVVVAANNPPTSELSVSNASPYYNQSITLTSTIQDADGNLVDQAVDVSTDNSNWTSGWNNWSGTTAWVISGSSATGTITYTPPSVGTYYFRSRGADSANARSAFATVTVTVNRAPMTAPTSQNYPNVESGVSWTPAINGNSVSGTGALLYNVAGKTNWGSSPWTTEPGTYTFFVGQLADANHEGNEVDPIVGRIMVNYQRYEITVPRRTATFSFSGGPFTYDGSSKSVSVSVSPSGATYSTSGAYSATDSGTYTAYATATGSYSGNDQYSWTIEKATQAAVSITPGAQTVQRGASIQFTAHGGSGAGSYMWGGAAQGSGDTCEVVFNEIGSRSVTVTRKGDINYIDSAEASIAIMVTAPPQYTVAVAASPTTGGVVTGAGTYDSGTTATITATASAGFRFNGWSGDATGSVSPLSVTVTRNMSITAEFAPIGSSPTIAGQPSGQLKIEGGTVAIAVTATGSDPLQYQWRKDGVVIPGANSATYVIQNAQVGNSGSYSCRVENSYGYADSMAVVVTVLRAAGDEDNDGVENAVEVALGLNPLSADDVWVHRFKYSELGYLDESPGGKYSEIDAEGNIKATHP; translated from the coding sequence ATGAAACGGTTCTGGCTTGGCGCTGCGCTGATTCTGGCCCTCACGGCCAACATCGCGGAGGCGACCTTCTCCTATACATGGACAACGCCATCCCAGGTTAACGTGGGCGCGGCGTACGATGTATCCGTAGATATTTACTGGGCACCCGACTACGAATACGACTACCAGTATTCCGTCACGTTGTGGTACAACGGATCAACGCCGAAGCAGTACGGGAATGGGTATTCCTGGGACACGCTCACCTTGAGCGATAGTGGCAACGAAACGGCGGCGGGTAGAATCTACTGGTTGGCTGATTGCCAGTCGTACGAAGGCGAGTACAGCTCTGGTTATCAATACATCGACGTCGTCGCCGGGAACCGGGCTCCCGTGCCGGGGATCTCTGTCGACGGACGAAGCGCGGGGCAGACGATCACCCGCCCTTATGGCGGATCGGTCGCGCTGACGGTACGCCACACGGCTACTGACGCCGACGGAAACCTGAGCGGCATTCGTTATAACATCTGGAATGCGACGACCGGGTTTTTCGATAACGGTGGAGCATTTGTCCCGCAATCCGGCGGATCTGGTGCGGTGGTCCGAAACGTGACGCTCGATACGGACGGCGATTGGTATTTCTGGACCGATGCTGAGGATAGTCAGGGAGCGTATTCCAGTACGGGCGACTGGGGCAGTGGCTTTCACCTGGTGGTTGTTGTGGCGGCGAACAATCCGCCGACAAGCGAACTATCTGTGTCGAACGCCTCGCCCTACTACAACCAGAGCATCACATTGACTTCCACGATTCAGGATGCCGACGGGAACCTGGTCGACCAAGCAGTGGATGTCTCCACTGATAATTCAAACTGGACGAGCGGGTGGAATAACTGGTCAGGCACGACCGCGTGGGTGATTTCAGGGAGCAGTGCAACCGGCACCATCACCTACACGCCACCTAGTGTCGGTACGTACTACTTTAGGTCGCGCGGAGCGGACTCAGCGAACGCGCGTTCCGCTTTTGCCACCGTGACCGTAACGGTCAACCGAGCACCGATGACAGCTCCGACGAGTCAGAACTATCCGAACGTCGAAAGCGGGGTGTCGTGGACACCCGCGATCAACGGCAACTCCGTGAGCGGGACGGGAGCGCTGCTGTACAACGTGGCGGGCAAGACTAACTGGGGTTCCTCCCCTTGGACGACAGAGCCGGGAACATACACGTTCTTTGTGGGCCAACTGGCAGACGCTAACCATGAAGGCAATGAGGTGGATCCCATCGTCGGTCGGATCATGGTGAATTATCAGCGTTATGAGATTACAGTGCCGCGGAGAACCGCGACGTTCTCGTTTTCGGGTGGTCCTTTCACCTACGACGGTAGTTCCAAATCGGTATCGGTGTCGGTGTCGCCATCGGGTGCGACGTACTCCACGAGTGGCGCGTATAGCGCGACTGACTCAGGGACCTATACGGCGTACGCCACCGCTACGGGCAGCTACTCCGGAAATGACCAATACTCCTGGACAATTGAAAAAGCGACCCAAGCGGCCGTGTCCATTACCCCGGGGGCGCAGACCGTGCAAAGAGGGGCGTCGATACAATTCACGGCCCACGGTGGGAGTGGAGCCGGGAGTTATATGTGGGGTGGTGCGGCACAGGGCAGCGGTGACACTTGCGAGGTAGTATTCAATGAAATCGGATCGAGATCGGTAACAGTCACTCGCAAGGGTGACATCAACTACATTGATTCAGCTGAGGCTAGCATTGCGATCATGGTTACGGCGCCGCCGCAATACACCGTAGCCGTCGCGGCCAGCCCGACGACCGGAGGTGTTGTTACCGGTGCAGGGACGTATGACAGCGGAACAACGGCAACGATTACGGCGACCGCCAGCGCCGGGTTTCGGTTCAACGGGTGGTCAGGCGATGCCACTGGGAGCGTCTCGCCGCTGTCAGTGACGGTAACTCGAAATATGTCGATTACGGCGGAGTTTGCGCCAATCGGCTCGAGTCCGACCATCGCTGGTCAACCTTCGGGACAGTTGAAGATCGAGGGCGGTACGGTGGCAATCGCCGTAACCGCGACGGGAAGCGATCCGCTGCAGTACCAGTGGCGGAAGGATGGCGTTGTGATACCGGGCGCGAACAGCGCCACGTACGTGATCCAGAACGCTCAGGTGGGAAACTCGGGTAGCTATTCATGCCGGGTTGAGAACAGCTATGGATATGCGGACTCGATGGCGGTTGTCGTCACGGTGTTACGGGCGGCAGGCGATGAGGATAACGACGGCGTGGAGAACGCGGTAGAAGTCGCGTTGGGCCTGAATCCACTTAGCGCGGACGACGTATGGGTACACAGGTTCAAGTATAGTGAACTTGGGTATCTTGATGAGTCACCGGGAGGGAAATATTCGGAAATCGACGCAGAAGGTAACATCAAGGCAACTCACCCATGA